A section of the Terriglobia bacterium genome encodes:
- a CDS encoding DUF1295 domain-containing protein — protein MGSDPLSLVLTAYLAMAVVMAGLWVLQLRVRNASIADVGWCMGLMAVVLWYATQATGEIERKTLVAVLVVLYAGRLGFYILLNRVIGKTEDARYRRLREQWGGSERLKMFGYFQLQALAVAGFSLPFLVLIQNPRPPFALIELVGLLIWIVAVTGEAVADWQLAQFRSKSWNRDRVCRDGLWYFSRHPNYFFEWLHWWAYVVMAIGTPGWMLTWTGPVAMGWALVRVTGIPLAEAQALASRGEEYRVYQQTTNMLIPWRPKRWPIERG, from the coding sequence ATGGGATCGGATCCTCTGTCCCTCGTCCTCACAGCTTATCTGGCCATGGCTGTTGTCATGGCTGGGCTCTGGGTCCTGCAACTGCGCGTGCGCAATGCCTCGATCGCGGATGTCGGTTGGTGCATGGGCCTCATGGCGGTCGTGCTGTGGTACGCCACGCAGGCCACCGGAGAGATCGAGCGGAAAACCCTCGTGGCTGTTTTGGTCGTGCTCTATGCGGGGCGACTAGGGTTCTACATCCTCCTCAATCGTGTGATCGGTAAGACCGAGGACGCTCGCTATCGCCGCCTGCGGGAGCAATGGGGTGGGTCTGAGCGGCTCAAGATGTTCGGCTATTTTCAACTGCAAGCGCTTGCCGTGGCGGGCTTCTCTCTCCCGTTTCTGGTTCTTATCCAAAATCCACGACCCCCATTCGCGCTGATCGAACTCGTCGGCTTGCTGATCTGGATTGTCGCTGTCACTGGTGAAGCCGTGGCCGACTGGCAACTCGCGCAGTTCCGCTCTAAATCATGGAATCGTGATCGTGTCTGCCGCGACGGACTCTGGTACTTCTCGCGCCACCCGAATTATTTCTTCGAATGGCTGCACTGGTGGGCCTATGTCGTCATGGCAATCGGTACGCCCGGCTGGATGCTCACATGGACCGGGCCAGTAGCGATGGGATGGGCGTTGGTTAGAGTGACGGGGATTCCGTTGGCAGAAGCGCAGGCGCTGGCAAGCCGTGGCGAGGAGTATCGGGTCTATCAGCAGACAACGAATATGTTGATCCCCTGGCGGCCGAAACGATGGCCTATTGAGCGGGGGTAA